Proteins from a genomic interval of Chloroflexota bacterium:
- a CDS encoding sulfite exporter TauE/SafE family protein, which translates to MELIGFIGLFIAAVLAGGINSVAGGGTLVSFPALVAFGIPTINANATNTSALWPGSVSGAFAYARDTERDGALVWTLLIPSALGSLAGAFALVVTPEETFRRVVPFLVLFATLLFAFKDVYAKLTRRDVDIEHVSWLGRVWGFLFQFFIAAYGGYFGAGIGVLMLGSFSIMGLRDVHKMNAMKTILAAMINFLAFCFFAWRGLVVWQLAVWMAIGAILGGYLGARLAKRINQRDLRNFIVVVGVLVSGWLLLR; encoded by the coding sequence TTGGAACTCATCGGTTTTATTGGCTTGTTCATTGCCGCGGTGCTGGCGGGCGGCATCAACTCGGTTGCCGGCGGCGGTACGCTCGTGTCGTTTCCGGCGCTCGTCGCGTTTGGCATTCCAACGATCAACGCGAACGCGACGAACACGTCGGCGTTGTGGCCCGGCTCGGTGAGCGGCGCGTTCGCGTACGCGCGCGACACGGAACGCGACGGCGCGCTCGTGTGGACGTTGCTCATTCCGAGCGCGCTCGGCAGTCTCGCCGGCGCGTTCGCGCTCGTCGTTACGCCGGAAGAAACGTTTCGACGCGTTGTGCCATTCCTGGTTTTGTTTGCGACGTTGTTGTTCGCGTTCAAAGATGTGTACGCCAAACTCACGCGGCGCGACGTGGATATCGAACACGTCTCATGGCTGGGTCGCGTGTGGGGTTTTCTCTTTCAGTTTTTCATCGCGGCGTATGGCGGTTATTTCGGCGCGGGCATCGGCGTGTTGATGCTGGGTTCGTTTAGCATCATGGGTTTGCGCGATGTGCACAAGATGAACGCGATGAAGACGATTCTCGCCGCGATGATCAACTTTCTCGCGTTCTGTTTTTTTGCGTGGCGCGGTTTGGTGGTCTGGCAGCTCGCCGTGTGGATGGCGATTGGCGCGATCTTGGGCGGTTATCTCGGCGCGCGCCTGGCGAAACGGATCAATCAACGCGACTTGCGTAATTTTATCGTCGTCGTCGGCGTGCTCGTATCCGGTTGGCTGCTACTGCGTTAA
- a CDS encoding aldehyde dehydrogenase family protein gives MPVKKKPTKPVKKSIVKRPAKKAAAPKGKLPKITYATLAVTPKDDEAYDAAVAKVRAELGKHFTNFVNGEARASSAGEMAHASPVNTNWVVSYFPKGTREDTRAAIRAARAAFPAWSALDYRARLKILRRAADLIVERRFEISAWMAFEVGKNRAEALAEVNESAELIRYYCERMEFHKGFVLPLESPGAGQKTMSVLRPYGVWGVIAPWNFPMALATGMSAGALVAGNAVVFKPSSESPVAGYEIYRAFADAGVPNGAFNLMVGPGSAVGVELQENPGVDAMVFTGSLEIGMQLYHTFAKNHPKPVIAEMGGKNPAIVTASADLDEAAEGVMKAAFGFDGQKCSACSRVYVDNRVKEKFLELLVQYTRDRVKVGDPTLKPTFMGPVINKAAVDVYLRAANEARAAGGTFLLGGNALGGEFANGYFVEPAIVALPATHKLFQEELFLPILVVAGVDSFEIAMRCANDSDYGLCAGIYSHEQSEIDYFFDHIQAGVTYSNRRAGATTGAWPGVNSFGGWKGSGSTGKSGLGPYYIQQFMREQSRWIVG, from the coding sequence ATGCCAGTCAAAAAGAAACCGACCAAACCCGTGAAGAAATCAATCGTCAAGCGTCCGGCGAAAAAAGCCGCCGCGCCAAAAGGCAAACTGCCCAAGATTACGTACGCGACGCTCGCCGTCACACCCAAAGACGATGAAGCATACGACGCCGCCGTCGCCAAGGTACGCGCCGAACTCGGCAAGCACTTTACGAATTTCGTGAACGGCGAAGCGCGCGCGTCGTCCGCCGGCGAGATGGCGCACGCGAGTCCGGTGAACACGAACTGGGTCGTCAGTTATTTTCCGAAAGGCACGCGCGAGGATACGCGCGCCGCGATTCGCGCCGCGCGCGCGGCGTTTCCCGCATGGAGCGCGCTGGATTATCGCGCGCGTCTCAAGATTTTGCGCCGCGCTGCCGATTTGATCGTCGAACGGCGTTTCGAAATTTCCGCGTGGATGGCGTTCGAGGTTGGCAAGAATCGCGCTGAGGCGCTCGCCGAAGTGAACGAATCGGCTGAGTTGATTCGCTATTATTGCGAGCGGATGGAATTTCACAAAGGTTTCGTGCTGCCGCTCGAATCGCCGGGAGCGGGGCAAAAGACGATGAGCGTTCTGCGACCGTACGGCGTGTGGGGCGTCATCGCGCCGTGGAATTTTCCGATGGCGCTCGCGACCGGGATGAGTGCGGGCGCGCTCGTCGCCGGCAACGCAGTCGTGTTCAAGCCCTCGTCCGAATCGCCGGTCGCCGGGTACGAAATTTATCGCGCGTTCGCGGACGCGGGCGTGCCGAACGGCGCGTTCAACTTGATGGTCGGACCTGGGTCGGCGGTCGGCGTCGAATTGCAAGAGAACCCCGGCGTGGACGCGATGGTGTTTACCGGCTCGCTTGAAATCGGTATGCAGTTGTATCACACGTTCGCGAAAAATCATCCCAAGCCGGTCATCGCGGAAATGGGCGGCAAGAATCCGGCGATTGTGACCGCGAGCGCGGATCTCGACGAAGCGGCGGAAGGCGTGATGAAAGCCGCGTTCGGGTTCGACGGGCAAAAGTGCAGCGCGTGCTCGCGTGTCTACGTGGACAATCGCGTCAAGGAAAAATTCCTCGAACTCCTCGTCCAATACACGCGCGACCGCGTCAAGGTCGGCGATCCAACGCTCAAGCCGACATTTATGGGACCTGTCATCAACAAAGCCGCGGTGGATGTGTACTTGCGCGCGGCGAACGAGGCGCGCGCGGCAGGTGGCACGTTCCTGCTCGGCGGCAACGCGCTCGGCGGCGAATTTGCAAACGGTTATTTCGTCGAACCGGCGATTGTCGCATTGCCGGCGACGCACAAATTGTTCCAGGAAGAATTGTTCCTGCCGATCCTCGTCGTCGCGGGCGTGGACTCGTTCGAGATCGCGATGCGCTGTGCGAACGACTCGGATTACGGATTGTGCGCCGGGATTTACAGTCACGAACAGAGCGAGATTGATTACTTCTTCGACCACATCCAAGCCGGTGTGACGTACTCGAATCGTCGCGCCGGCGCGACGACCGGCGCGTGGCCCGGCGTCAACTCGTTCGGCGGATGGAAAGGGAGCGGCAGTACCGGCAAGAGCGGGCTGGGTCCGTACTATATTCAACAATTCATGCGCGAACAGTCGCGGTGGATCGTTGGGTAG
- a CDS encoding PAS domain S-box protein codes for MVRHQIQHLLVVAILLLGLALTSLYSYLLFHTLAEVFSVGVGIGVFIVAWNARQWIANTYLLFIGIGFVFISIIDVVHTLAFKGIGIFREYDANLPTQLWVAARYLQSVSLLIAPLFLRRRLPGSFILAGYSIVTIVLLGVIFGNLFPVCYIEGAGLTPFKIVSEYIICAIFTASIFVLIRQRRHFDHGILNLLIFATIASIGSEIAFTSYLGVYDLANLVGHLFKVIAFYLIYLSLIESGLQRPYDSLFRSLKQSEESFARSNAYFRALTENAHDLITVVNADGTVRYCSPSMQRLLGDTVAEITNQNMLDWMHPDDRVTLTRTFTASLENPNQVTHFQVRICRKDSDWAVIEGTICNLLANPAVEGLVINSRDITARKKADQVISNLAKFPTENPNPVLRLNLEGVILYANLASQGLLAEWQSVVGKYAPPLVCDLVSQAFKNSSRTTTEIVCGERIFLFYITPVVEGGYANFYGHDITERKRAAEALRESEERFRLAFENSNIGMAMIDLSWRFLRVNHRLGEILGYSENELMALKVNDVTHPDDMDTSPLFGRRALAGEIEHDEFEKRYIHRQGQIVWVRVASSLVRDARGAPLYFFSHVQDITAYKQVGLRLRQLSRAVEQSPASIVITDTDGTIEYVNPKFTQITGYTFEEALGKNPRILKSGEMAQETYTELWNTILAGKEWHGEFHNKKKNGERYWESASISPIADVSGKITHFVAVREDITARKQAERQLYYLSTHDALTGLYNRMHFEAELARLEYSRAFPVSVIVADADNMKGINDSRGHAAGDELLRRATAVFHQVFRASDIIARVGGDEFAILLPATDAFTAEQILMRIHEKLVEYRATTTDLPLDLSLGVATTVDDHLEETLKLADQRMYADKRAHKQSVNTR; via the coding sequence TTGGTCCGCCACCAAATCCAACACCTTCTTGTCGTCGCTATCCTTTTACTCGGGCTGGCGTTGACCAGTTTGTATAGTTACTTGTTGTTCCACACCCTGGCAGAAGTGTTTAGCGTCGGCGTCGGCATCGGTGTGTTCATCGTCGCATGGAACGCGCGACAGTGGATCGCCAATACCTATCTTTTGTTTATCGGAATCGGCTTTGTATTTATCAGCATCATAGACGTGGTGCATACGCTCGCGTTCAAGGGCATCGGTATCTTTCGCGAGTACGACGCTAACTTGCCCACCCAGTTGTGGGTCGCCGCGCGCTATCTCCAAAGTGTTTCGCTCCTCATTGCGCCGCTCTTCCTGCGCCGGCGGTTGCCTGGATCGTTCATCCTCGCCGGCTATAGCATAGTCACAATTGTTTTGCTCGGAGTGATTTTTGGAAACCTCTTTCCGGTCTGTTACATCGAAGGGGCGGGTCTCACGCCGTTCAAAATCGTCAGCGAATATATCATTTGCGCGATCTTCACCGCATCCATCTTTGTGTTGATTCGCCAGCGCCGCCACTTTGACCACGGCATTTTGAATCTCCTGATCTTCGCGACGATCGCCTCGATTGGTTCGGAAATCGCCTTTACGTCGTACTTGGGCGTGTACGATCTTGCCAATCTGGTCGGTCACCTTTTCAAGGTCATTGCATTTTACTTGATCTATCTTTCGCTGATCGAAAGTGGTCTGCAAAGACCCTATGACTCGTTGTTTCGGAGTCTCAAACAAAGCGAGGAAAGCTTTGCGCGCAGTAACGCTTACTTTCGCGCGCTCACCGAAAATGCGCACGATTTAATTACCGTGGTGAACGCGGATGGCACCGTGCGATATTGCAGTCCATCCATGCAACGGCTCCTCGGCGATACCGTTGCCGAGATCACCAATCAGAATATGCTGGATTGGATGCATCCCGACGATAGAGTCACTTTGACGCGCACATTTACCGCGAGTCTCGAAAACCCCAACCAGGTCACCCACTTTCAAGTGCGGATCTGCCGGAAAGACAGCGATTGGGCGGTGATTGAAGGAACGATCTGCAACTTGCTCGCTAACCCGGCGGTGGAAGGGCTGGTTATCAACTCACGCGACATTACTGCGCGCAAAAAAGCGGACCAAGTAATCTCCAATCTCGCCAAGTTTCCCACGGAAAACCCCAATCCGGTATTACGCTTGAACTTGGAGGGCGTCATTCTGTATGCCAACCTAGCAAGCCAGGGTTTGCTCGCAGAATGGCAAAGCGTAGTGGGAAAATACGCGCCCCCGCTTGTATGCGACTTGGTCAGCCAAGCATTCAAGAACTCGTCGCGGACCACCACGGAGATTGTTTGCGGCGAGCGAATCTTTTTATTCTACATTACGCCGGTCGTCGAGGGGGGCTATGCCAATTTCTATGGGCACGATATTACCGAACGCAAACGCGCGGCAGAAGCATTGCGCGAGAGCGAGGAACGATTCCGGCTTGCGTTCGAAAACTCGAACATTGGCATGGCGATGATAGACCTGAGCTGGCGTTTTCTGCGCGTCAACCATCGCTTGGGCGAGATTCTGGGCTACTCGGAAAACGAATTGATGGCTCTAAAAGTGAATGACGTGACGCACCCCGACGACATGGACACGAGTCCCCTGTTCGGTCGGCGCGCCCTCGCCGGAGAGATCGAGCATGACGAATTTGAGAAACGGTACATTCACCGGCAAGGGCAGATTGTATGGGTGCGCGTGGCAAGTTCACTCGTGCGCGACGCGCGTGGCGCGCCGCTCTATTTTTTCTCACACGTCCAAGACATTACTGCGTACAAACAAGTGGGATTGCGTCTGCGCCAACTCTCGCGCGCCGTCGAGCAAAGCCCGGCGTCTATCGTCATCACCGATACGGACGGCACGATTGAGTACGTCAATCCAAAATTCACTCAAATAACCGGCTATACGTTTGAAGAGGCATTGGGCAAGAATCCGCGCATTTTGAAATCGGGCGAGATGGCGCAGGAAACCTACACCGAGTTGTGGAACACGATCCTAGCGGGAAAAGAATGGCACGGCGAGTTTCACAACAAAAAGAAGAACGGCGAACGTTATTGGGAATCCGCCTCCATCTCGCCCATCGCCGATGTGTCCGGCAAAATTACGCATTTCGTCGCGGTCAGAGAAGACATCACTGCGCGCAAGCAGGCGGAGAGGCAATTGTACTATTTGAGCACGCACGATGCGTTGACAGGGTTGTATAACCGAATGCACTTTGAGGCGGAGCTCGCGCGCCTGGAATATAGCCGCGCCTTTCCAGTGAGTGTGATCGTCGCCGACGCCGATAATATGAAAGGAATCAATGATTCGCGGGGGCACGCGGCGGGCGATGAACTATTGCGGCGCGCGACCGCCGTGTTCCACCAGGTCTTTCGTGCGTCCGACATCATCGCGCGCGTCGGCGGGGATGAGTTCGCCATTCTCTTGCCGGCGACGGACGCGTTCACCGCGGAGCAAATTTTGATGCGAATCCACGAAAAACTCGTCGAATACCGGGCGACGACTACCGACTTGCCACTCGATCTTTCGCTCGGTGTGGCGACGACCGTAGACGACCACCTCGAAGAAACATTGAAACTCGCCGATCAACGAATGTATGCTGACAAGCGCGCCCATAAGCAAAGTGTCAACACCCGCTAG
- a CDS encoding YifB family Mg chelatase-like AAA ATPase: MLAKVTSCAVVGLDGALVDVEVYISNGQPGLTIVGLPDAAVQESRERVRAAIKNSSFAYPFDKRITVNLAPADLRKEGPAYDLPIAVGLLIASEQIHADLTRTLIIGELSLDGIVRHTNGVLPMAAVARERGFDALFVPASDAPEAALVPDVKAYPIETLFALAAHLNALQPLAPYCASRDFSPDTAPSYATDCAEVRGQEHVKRALEVAAAGQHNLLMMGPPGAGKTLLARSFPSILPNLTLEESLEITRIYSVNDMLPSDSPLVRHRPFRAPHHTISHAGLVGGGRWPRPGEISLAHRGVLFLDELPEFDSRSLEVMRQPLEDKVVTISRAQGSLTFPANFMLIAAMNPCPCGYYGDPVKECTCSLSNVLRYQKRISGPLLDRIDIHIEVPRVDYEKLSGDRLGETSETIRARVENARTRQRARFAGTNLQCNGDMGPAEVRRFCEIDSAGKNLLRAAMQQMQMSARAYHRILKLARTIADLADCDKIETPHLAEAIQYRPRKQA, encoded by the coding sequence ATGCTCGCCAAAGTCACCAGTTGCGCGGTCGTCGGTCTCGACGGCGCGCTCGTGGATGTCGAAGTCTACATCTCCAACGGTCAACCTGGGTTGACCATCGTCGGTCTCCCCGATGCCGCGGTGCAGGAATCACGCGAACGCGTGCGCGCCGCGATCAAGAACTCTAGTTTCGCCTATCCCTTCGACAAGCGCATCACGGTCAACCTCGCGCCCGCCGATCTTCGCAAAGAAGGACCAGCGTACGATTTGCCCATCGCGGTTGGTCTGCTGATCGCGTCCGAACAAATCCACGCGGATCTGACACGCACGCTCATCATCGGCGAGTTATCGCTCGACGGAATCGTGCGTCACACGAACGGCGTCCTGCCGATGGCGGCGGTTGCGCGCGAACGCGGTTTCGATGCGCTCTTCGTTCCTGCCAGCGATGCGCCCGAAGCCGCCCTCGTCCCCGATGTAAAGGCGTATCCCATCGAAACATTGTTCGCGCTCGCCGCGCATTTGAACGCGCTGCAACCACTCGCGCCGTACTGCGCGTCGCGCGATTTTTCGCCGGACACGGCGCCCAGTTACGCAACCGATTGTGCCGAAGTGCGCGGACAGGAACATGTCAAGCGCGCGCTTGAAGTGGCGGCGGCGGGGCAACATAACTTGTTGATGATGGGTCCCCCAGGCGCGGGCAAGACCTTGCTCGCGCGTTCGTTCCCTTCGATTCTGCCCAACCTCACGCTCGAAGAATCCCTCGAGATCACGCGCATCTATTCGGTGAACGATATGTTGCCGAGCGATTCACCACTCGTGCGGCATCGCCCGTTCCGCGCGCCGCATCACACGATTTCGCACGCGGGTCTCGTCGGCGGCGGACGGTGGCCCCGCCCCGGCGAAATTTCGCTGGCGCATCGCGGCGTGTTGTTCCTCGACGAATTGCCGGAATTTGATTCGCGCAGTCTTGAGGTGATGCGCCAACCACTCGAAGACAAGGTCGTAACGATTTCGCGCGCGCAAGGCTCGCTCACGTTCCCAGCGAATTTTATGCTGATCGCTGCGATGAATCCCTGTCCCTGCGGCTACTATGGCGACCCTGTCAAAGAGTGTACCTGCTCGCTTTCGAATGTGTTACGCTATCAAAAACGCATCAGCGGTCCGTTGCTCGATCGGATTGATATTCACATCGAAGTGCCGCGTGTGGATTACGAGAAACTCTCCGGCGACCGGCTCGGCGAAACATCGGAGACGATTCGTGCGCGCGTGGAGAACGCGCGGACGCGCCAACGCGCGCGGTTTGCCGGCACAAATCTGCAATGCAACGGCGACATGGGACCGGCGGAAGTGCGGCGGTTTTGCGAGATAGACAGCGCGGGGAAAAATCTTTTGCGCGCGGCGATGCAACAAATGCAGATGAGTGCGCGCGCGTATCATCGCATCTTGAAACTGGCGCGCACGATTGCCGATCTGGCGGACTGCGATAAAATCGAAACGCCGCATTTGGCGGAGGCGATCCAATACAGACCCAGGAAGCAGGCGTAG